The DNA window CCAGTGGCGGCCCGGGCTGTTCTGCCGCCAGGGATACGAGAAGTGGGCCGCCGAGGGCCGCAGCGATCTGCTGGCGCGCGCCCGCCGGCGTCTGCAGGAGATCCTGCAGGGCCCTGCCCCCAGGGCCGTCGATGCCGAAAAGGAGCGGGCGATCGCTGCCCTGGTTGCGGGCTTCAAGGGCGACTGAGGCATAGGCCGGGCGGCGCAGGCCAGGGCCCCCGCGGGGTGCCGCCGGTTTGCAGGGCGGGGGCCGTTGCCACCGGCCGGCGGAGGGAATCGGAAAAATCACCCAACCCCCGGTTAAGTCCCCCGGTTTTGAAACCGGTGTCCGCCAGGGCGGGTGAGGAGGTGTGTGGCATGCAATACCGCTATTTGGGCCGCACCGGCTGCCGGGTCTCGGCCCTGGGCTTTGGCTGTATGCGTCTGCCGGTGATCGGCGGCGACGAGGGCCGCATCGATGAGGCCCACGCCGCCCGGCTGCTGCAGGCGGCCATCGAGGGCGGCGTCAACTATGTCGACACCGCCTACCCCTACCACCGGGGCGCCAGCGAGCCGTTCGTCGGCCGGGTGCTGCAGGGCGCCCTGCGGCAGAAGGTGATCCTGGCCACCAAACTGCCCTCCTGGCAGGTGGAGCGGAGGGAGGATTTCGATCAATTTCTCAACGAGCAGCTCCGGCGGCTGCGCACCGACCGGATCGACTGCTATCTGGTTCACTCCCTCAAAGCCGACTGGTGGCGGAAGCTGGCGGGGCTGGGCGTGCTGGAATTCCTGGAGCGCGCACTCCGCGACGGGTGCATCCGCTTTGCGGGCTTCTCCTTCCACGACGAACTGGACGTCTTCAAGGAGATCGTGGACGCCTACGACTGGGATTTCTGCCAGATCCAGTACAACTACATGGACGAGGAAACCCAGGCCGGCACCCAAGGGCTGGCCTACGCCGCCGCCAAGGGGTTGGGGATCGTGGTGAT is part of the Desulfobacteraceae bacterium genome and encodes:
- a CDS encoding aldo/keto reductase; this encodes MQYRYLGRTGCRVSALGFGCMRLPVIGGDEGRIDEAHAARLLQAAIEGGVNYVDTAYPYHRGASEPFVGRVLQGALRQKVILATKLPSWQVERREDFDQFLNEQLRRLRTDRIDCYLVHSLKADWWRKLAGLGVLEFLERALRDGCIRFAGFSFHDELDVFKEIVDAYDWDFCQIQYNYMDEETQAGTQGLAYAAAKGLGIVVMEPLRGGALAAQAPEDIRALWETGRVKRTPAEWALRWVWDRPEVGVVLSGMNSRAQLDENCRIAGEALPASLLPEEHALIDRVRACYRERIRVPCTGCGYCQPCPEGVNIPRIFALYNDGFVFGSHRWARIMYTQVSNAGQTAAGCIACGQCEEACPQGIDIIAGLRECHALLTAPSDRGTGAAASVPQGAQKGPRGHG
- a CDS encoding trimethylamine methyltransferase family protein, whose protein sequence is QWRPGLFCRQGYEKWAAEGRSDLLARARRRLQEILQGPAPRAVDAEKERAIAALVAGFKGD